TAGTTTTGAAGAGGCTAAAAAAGTTATTGATAGTGCAAAACTGTTTAGCATAGTTGTAAACATTGGAGATAGTAAATCTTTAATTGTTCACCCAGCTTCAACTACTCACTCTCAAATGAATGAAGAGGATTTACTAAAAGCTGGAGTTACTCCTGTAACAGTTAGGCTATCTATTGGGCTTGAAGATAGTGCTGATTTGATTGAAGATTTGAATCAAGCATTAAACAAGTAGTTTGATATGCCACTGATTTCAACAAAGGGGGTGTATGGTTTGGCTGCTATTTATGAGTTGAGCAAACATAAAGATGATACTCCCATGCAAATAAAAGATATATCAGCAAATGCTTCAATTCCTCAAAACTACTTGGAGCAACTTTTAAGTAAACTTAGACGTGCTGATTTACTAATAAGTACAAGAGGAGCTAGAGGTGGCTATCTTTTGGCAAAAAGTCCAAAAGATATAAAGATAGTTGATATTTTAATCGCCCTTGAAGATGATATAAAAATTGTTGATTCAAAGGTTGATAACCCGATTTTAAATCTTCTTTTTGAAGAGTCAAAAGAGAAAACAAAAAGAATTTTTGATTTGACTTTAGCTGATTTAGATAAATATGAGGGAAAATATAATGAGTTTTTACACTATAATATTTAAGCAAGGCTTTGTTCTAAAAGCAATTTAGGTCGTTCTCATAGAGAATTTAATAGTTTAATATAATAATTTTGAAAGGTAAATAGTATGAAATATGCAAATAATGTAACAGAATTAGTAGGAAATACTCCATTAGTAAAACTACAAGATGCAAGTAATGTAAGTGGAGCTACAGTTTTAGGTAAATGTGAATTTATGAATCCAAGCTCAAGTGTAAAAGATAGAATTGGAACAAATATGATAAAAGTTGCTCTTAAAGAGGGTCTTATAAATAAAGAATCAACTTTAATAGAGCCAACAAGTGGAAACACTGGAATTGCACTTGCAAGCGTTAGTGCAGCTTTAGGATTAAAACTTGTACTTGTAATGCCAGCATCTATGAGTATTGAAAGAAGAAGACTTCTTCAAGCTTTAGGTGCAAAATTAGTTCTTACTCCTGCTGAAAAAGGGATGAAAGGTGCTATTGAAAAAGCTAATGAGATAAAAGATGAAACTCCAAATTCAATTATCTTACAACAGTTTCAAAATGCTTCGAACCCAGCAATACATAGAGAGACAACAGCACAAGAGATTTTAAAAGATACAGATGGAAAAATTGATATTTTTATAGCTGGTGTTGGAACAGGTGGAACTCTAACAGGTGTTGGTGAAGTTTTAAAAGCGCATAACCCAAATATAAAAATAATTGCAGTTGAGCCAGAAGCATCTCCTGTATTAAGTGGAGGTAACCCAGGACCACATAAAATTCAAGGAATTGGAGCTGGATTTGTACCTGATGTTTTAAATACAAAAATTTATGATGAGGTAATAAAAATAGCAAATGATGATGCAATTGAAAGTTCAAGAGAGTTAGCAAGAACAGAAGGACTTTTAGTAGGAGTATCTTCAGGTTCAAATGCACTTGCTGCTAAAATAGTTGCTTCAAGACCAGAAAACAAAGGTAAAACAATAGTAACAATTCTTTGTGATACAGGTGAGAGATATTTAAGCTCTGGTTTATATGACTATATAGAAGAATAATTCTTCTATATGGCTTGAATTTAGGAAATTTATGCACGAAAAACCATATAGGTCAGTTGTTAAAACAATATCTTGGCGAACAGTTGGAACATTAGATACTATAATAGTATCTTACTTTGTAACTGGAAATTTAGTTATGGCAGCTTCAATTGGATCAATTGAAGTTATTACAAAAATGATTTTATACTATTTTCATGAAAGAGCTTGGAATAGATTAAAATTTGGAACTGTAAAACAAGTAGAAAACGATTATCAAATTTAAGGTATTTTATGAGTATAGAAATAGTAAAAAATATTGAAGAAAAAATTTTATCTTTAAATACAACTGATTTAATCAAATATATATTAGGAAATTACAAAAATGTAGCATTAAGTTCTAGTCTAGGTGCTGAAGATCAAGTTTTAACAGATATGATATTTAAAGTAAATAAAAATAGTAGAGTATTTACTCTTGATACTGGAAGATTACATAGCGAAACTTACAGAGTTTTGGATGCAACAAATTTAAAATATGGTGTAAAAATAGAAGTTTTTTTCCCAAAATTTGAAGATGTTGAAAACTTATATAAAACTCAAGGTGTAAATGGTCACTTTGAAAGTATTGATAAGAGAAAAAATTGCTGTAATATTAGAAAAATAGAGCCTTTAAAAAGAGCTCTTAAGAGTGTTGATATCTGGATTACAGGACTTAGAGCATCTCAAAGTATTACAAGAGAAGCTATGCCAATAGTTGAGTGGGATGAAAATTTTAAAGTTGTAAAACTAAATCCACTTATAAACTGGAGCGAAGATGATGTTTGGAATTATATAAAAGAGAATAAAGTTCCATACAATAAACTACACGATAATGGCTTTCCAAGTATTGGTTGTGAACCTTGTACAAGAGCTATTAAAGATGGTGAGGATATAAGAGCTGGAAGATGGTGGTGGGAGAATCCAGAGCATAAAGAGTGCGGGCTTCATAAGAAGTGATTTTTGGTTTTTATTTCATACTTTTTAAAAAAGTATGCAAAATCGGAACACAGTTGCCTTTTTAGGGATTTTTTTTAATAAATTTCTAAAAATGAAAAACTTGCAAACTAAAGTTTGCTTCAAACAGTTTCATTTTTTTAACGAAATTTATCTCAAAAATCTTTTCCTAAAAAGACAAAGTGTCCCTTGCTAAGGCAAATGAATTGCCTAACGGCAATAGTTTTTTATATCCAAAGGAGAGCAACAACTAGCCTTTGGCAAAAGTTTGAAACGAGCAAACGATTTTCTTTTGGTACTTTTCTTTTTAAAAAGAAAAAGTACATAGACAAATTAAAGAGGAGAAAATAGATGTTAGATACAAAACAACTAACACATTTAAAACAACTAGAAGCTGAATCAATTCATATAATTAGAGAAGTTGTTGCAGAGTTTGATAACCCTGTTATGATGTACTCTGTTGGAAAAGACTCGGCAGTTATGTTACATTTAGCACTAAAGGCATTTGCTCCTGCAAAATTACCATTTCCACTTTTACATGTGGATACTTTATGGAAATTTAAAGAGATGATTGCTTTTAGAGATAAAAGAGCAAAAGAAGAAGGATTTGAACTTTTAGTGCATACAAATCCAGATGGAATTGCGCAAGGAATTGGACCTTTTACTCACGGAAGTGCAGTGCACACAGATATTATGAAAACTCAAGGTTTAAAACAAGCCTTAAATAAATATAAGTTTGATGCTGTTTTTGGAGGAGCTAGAAGGGATGAAGAAAAATCTCGTGCAAAAGAGAGAATCTACTCTTTTAGAGATAAAAATCACAGATGGGATCCAAAAAACCAAAGACCAGAACTTTGGAATATCTACAATGCAAGAGTTCACAAAGATGAGAGCATTAGAGTTTTCCCACTTTCAAACTGGACAGAACTTGATATTTGGCAATATATTTATTTAGAGCAAATTCCAATAGTTCCACTATATTTTGCGGCTAAAAGACCAGTTGTTGAAAAAGATGGTGTAAAAATCATGGTTGATGATGAAAGAATGCCAATAGGTCCAGAAGATGTTATAAAAGAAGAGATGGTTAGATTCAGAACTTTAGGATGTTATCCTTTAACAGGTGCTGTAAATTCAACTGCAACAACTCTTGAAGAGATAATAAAAGAGATGCTTCTAAGCCGTACAAGTGAGAGACAAGGAAGAGTTATAGACAATGATAGTGCTGGGTCTATGGAGAAGAAAAAAATAGAAGGGTATTTTTAAAATGGAAAAAATTGATGATATAAAAGCTTATTTAAAAGAGCATGAGAATAAACAACTTCTTAGATTTATAACTTGTGGAAATGTTGATGATGGAAAATCTACTTTAATTGGAAGATTACTTCATGATAGTAAAGGGATTTTTGAAGATCAGCTTGAAAATATAAAAAAAGATAGTAAAAAAAATAATAGTACAGACAATGAGTTTGATTTATCACTTTTAGTTGATGGTTTACAAAGTGAGAGAGAGCAAGGTATCACTATAGATGTTGCATATAGATACTTTACAACTCCAAAAAGAAAGTTTATTATTGCTGATACTCCAGGTCATGAACAATATACAAGAAATATGGCAACGGGGGCTAGTACGGCAAACTTAGCAATTATTTTAATAGATGCTAGATATGGAGTTCAAACTCAAACGAAAAGACACTCTTTTATAAATAAGTTATTAGGAATTAAACATATAGTTGTAGCTGTTAATAAAATGGACTTAATGGATTTTAGAGAAGATGTTTTTAATAAAATTAAAGAGGATTATCTTAAATTTGCAAAAGAGTTAGGTCTTTCTAGTAATATAACTTTAATTCCATTATCTGCTTTAAATGGAGATAATGTAGTTGAAAGAAGCTCGAAATCTCCTTGGTATAATGGTGAAACATTAATAGAGCATTTAGAAAATGTACAAATTGATAGTGATAGAGATTTAACACACTTTAGATTTCCAGTTCAATATGTAAATAGAGCTAATCTTGATTTTAGAGGTTTTTGTGGAACAGTTGCAAGTGGAGTTATAAAAGTTGGTGATGAAATTACAGTTTTACCTTCTAAAAAAAGCTCAAAAGTAAAAGAGATTGTAACTTATGATGGGAATTTGCCTTATGCATATGCACAACAAGCAATTACTTTAACTTTAGAAGATGAGATAGATATTAGTCGTGGAGATGTGATTGTAAAAAGTGATGAACAAGCTGATGAGGCAAACAATTTTGATGTAGATATTGTATGGTTAAGTGAAGATCCACTAATAAAAGGAAAACAATATTTTATTAAAAGAGCAACAACTACAACAGTTGGAACTATTAGTCAATTTTATTATAAAACAGATGTAAACACTCTTGAAAGAAGTGCAACAAATACTTTAAATTTAAATGAGATTGCAAGAGCAAAACTTGATTTAGAGCAAATAATTGCATACGATACTTATGATAAAATAAAAACAATGGGAAGCTTTATAATAATAGATAGAGTTACAAACAACACTGTTGGTGCTGGTATGATTAGATCAAAATCAAGTGATCAAAGCAAAAAAGATACCTCTTATAGTGCTTTTGAGATTGAGTTTAATGCTCTTGTGCGAAAACATTTTCCACACTGGGAGTGCAAAGAGATTTTTTAATGGAGTTAAAATGTCAATAAATATAAATATTGAAAAATTAAAAAAAGATATAACTAGTGAAGATATTTTGGCTTCACTATTTTATTATGCTGTTTTTGGAGAAAAAATATCAGAAAATGATTTAGAGAGATTTAAGTGGCATGGAATTTATGCTAAAGATGAAAAACAAACAAGTTTTTCTCTTAAAATTCCTCTAAATTTAGGAGAGCTAAATTTAGAACAGCTAGAGTCAATATTAGATATTTTAGAGACTTTTTCACTATTAAAAATATCTTTTAAAGATGGTCAAAAAATAGAGTTTGATAGTTTAAATTTAAGAGATATTCCAGAGATTTTTAATATATTAAATAAAGTAGGGCTATCAAGTTTTTTTGAGTCAAGTCATAGTATAAAAAAAGTTTTGACATGCCCTGTAAATGGACTAGATACTACACAAATTTTTGATGTAGAAGATTTAGCAAAAAAATTAAATGAGAGTTTTGTTGAAAATAAAAATTTCTTTAATCTTCCAAATAAATTGCAATTTGCGATAAGTGGTTATCGTGAAGGTTGTGATGCTGGATTTACACCAGATGTTAGCTTTAATGCTTTTAAAAATAACAAAGATAAAATAGTTTTTGATTTAAAAATTTTGGATAAGGTTGTAGCTCAAATAGGTAGTTCTCAGATAATAAAAACAGCAAGAGTAATAGCTGCTGTATATAGAGATTTTGGAAATAGAGAAAAAAATAGTAATTTTAAAGAGTTTATAAAAGAGTTTACACTTGAGAGTTTTTGTGATATTTTAAGTTCAAATTTGGATATTAAAATAGATAATAATCAAGAGATAAAAATATTAAAAGAACCAAAAAAACCTAGAATGGGAATAAATAAAAGTTCAAAAGATGGTTACTCTTTTATAGGACTAAAAAGCATAAAAAAAGAGTTCACTAAAGATGATTTAAAAAATATAATAGAAAATATGAAAAAATATAGTACAACAAAGTTAAAAATCACTCATAAATCAAATATTATAATCTTAGATGTACCAACTAAAAATAGTGATAATCTAGTAAACTCTCTTAAAAATAGCGGACTAGTTTTAGAATAATATAAATAGTTGCAGATATAAACTATTTATAACTTCTAATAATCAAAAAGCTGATAATTGATAGAAAAGTGATACTAAAAGCTATCACAAAAAAACCATTGTTATCAAAATTTAGAGCAACAGAAGATATTAAGGCACCCAATCCAAACTGTAAAACACCAATAACCCCACTAGCAACTCCAGCATTTTTTGAAAAATGCTCAATTGCTAAAGACATACAATTTCCAAAAATGAATGCCATCATACTCATATATGAAGCTATTATAATAACTGTCAAAATCAAGTTCATATCTTTATGAATTAATAAAAATATAATACCAACACAAAATTGAATTAATGTTGCATATTTTGCAATATTTTTAGCTTCATAAGTTTTTAGAAGATTTACATTTACTTTTATCATTGCTATTAAAATAATAAAATTTATACCAAAGAATATTGGGAAATAGTCTGTTTTTATACCAAAATATTCAATATAAATATATGATGTTTTTGCAATAATAATAAAAAAAGCACCAAAACTAATAGCAAGTACCAACATAGCTTTCATGGCTTTTTTATGAGTTAAAACAAGCTTATATGATTCAATAATATTTTGTTTTGTATATGTAAAACTCTCTGGTAAATCTTTATAAATAAAAAATGCAACAATTAGTGCATAAATTGTTAAAAAGACAAAAATACCTTCCCATGGGAAAAAGTGAATTATAGCAGCACCAAATACAGGAGCCAAAAGAGGAGCTAAACTTCTAACCATTCCAATAAGTGAAAAAACTTTTGCTGCTTCTTGTCCGCTAAATCTATCTCTTACAGCAGCAGTTGCATTAACAACTGTAATTCCACCAAAAAATGCTTCTAAAAATCTATAAATCCATAATTCATAAATAGATGAACTAAAAATGATTAAGAAACTAAAAAGTGCATATCCTAAAAGCCCAACAATAGAACCAACTCTTCTTCCATATCTATCAGAAATTGGACCACCAAAAATTTGTCCAATAGCAAATCCTATTAAAAATATAGATAAAGATAGCTCTACTTTATGGATATTTACATCAAAATATTTTGCAATTTCTGGAATTGATGGTAAATATGTATCAACTCCCATTGGAGCTACTGAAGATAAAATAGATATAAGAATAATTAAATATAGATGATTAATAGATTTTCGCATAAAAACTCATTTGTAAAATATTATAAATTTTTTTGATTTTAAAGATTAGAAATTAAAAAATTGATAGTAAGATTGTAGTTAAAAGAGGATAAAAATCCTCTTTTATAGATTTTATAGGCTTGTGTCTATTTTTGCATGCTATTTAACATCCATAAATCTTTTTCAAGTTTTGCAACTTTTTCATCTGCAAATGCTTCAGTTCCCTTGTCATCTTCTTCACTAGCAGCAGCACTTAGTTTTTTGAAAGATTTTAAAAGGTATTCAAAATCAGCAGTTATTTTTTCTACTATCTCTCTTGATTTAAAGCTATCACCTTTTTCAGTCTCTATTTTTGTAGCCTCACTTAACTCTTCAATAGTTAAATATGGTTTATCACCTAAGATAATTGTTCTTTCTGCCATATCATCGAAAAGAACTGACATCTCATTGTAAAGTCCTTCTGTATAAGCATGAACTGGGTGAAAATCCATACCTTTTACATTCCAATGATAATTATGAACTTTTATATACAAAGCATGTGCATCTGCTTGAATTTGTTTTAACTGTTTAATTACTTTTGACATTTTATAACTCCTTAAAATTTTGTTAAACTATTATAGTATCAAAAAATATGCTTGTCAAGATTTATTGAAGGATTTTTAAAATCTCAAGAGGATTTGAAACTATAAAATCAGCACCAAAATCTCTTAACTCTTTCTCATCTCTAAATCCCCATAAAACACCAATTGCAGTCATATTTGCACTTTTTGCTGTTTGCATATCTATTTTTGTATCTCCTATAAAATAGGTATTTTCACAAGAACTATCTAAACATTTTACAATATCAAGTGCAGCTTTAGGATCTGGTTTTTTTGGAACATCTTTTTTTTGTCCATGAATCTCTTTAAAGTTATAATTTTTGAAAAAATGATTTACATATGAAACTGTAAATTCATGAGGTTTATTTGATAAAACTGCTAAATTTATATCCAACTTTTTTAACTCATCTAATAATTCATAAATTCCATCATAAGGTAGAGTTTTTGAGTGTAGTTTTCCATCATACTCAATTTTAAATCTTTTTGTTACTTCATCTTTTATCTCTTTTGATTGATTATTTAAAGCATTTTCTATTAAAATATCAACTCCTCCTCCAACAAAATGTTTATAATCTTCAATTTTATGTATTGGAAGCTGTAAGCTTTCAAGAACTTTATTCATACTAGATGCTATATCTTCAATTGAGTCCAAAAGTGTGCCATCTAGGTCAAATATAACTGTTTTTTTCATTCTATAAATTCTCCTTTTATCTAAAGTGTAACTTTTTGTTAATATAAAGTTATAAGATGTGTAAATATAGTTAATATTATATAAAGAATAGTTTTAATATGGTTATAATGTCAATTGTTTATTAAGTATCAAAAAATAAGATATTTTTTATATTTAAAATTAGCTATGTGAATTATTACAACTATTAATTAAAACGGAGTAAAAGAAAGATGAATGCATCAGATTTATTTATTAAAGCATTAGAAAACGAAGGTGTTGAGTACATTTTTGGTGTTCCAGGTGAAGAAAACTTAGATTTCTTGGAAGCTATGAGAAAATCAAATATCAAACTTATCTTAACAAGACATGAGCAAGGTGCAGGATTTATGGCTGCAACTTATGGAAGATTAACAGGAAAAGTTGGAGTTTGTTTAGCAACTCTTGGGCCTGGTGCTACAAACTTTGCAACTTGTGCTGCTTATGCACAATTAGGTGGAATGCCTATGATGATGATAACTGGTCAAAAACCAATTAAAAAATCAAAACAAGGAAGATTCCAAATTATTGACATCGTAAGAATGATGAGACCGATGACTAAATTTGCAAAACAAATTGTAAATGTTCACAATATCCCTTCTGTTGTAAGAGATGCATTTAAAATTGCAACAACTGAAAGACCTGGTGCTGTTCATATTGAACTACCTGAAGATATTGCACATGAGCCAGTAGATGCTGATACAACAATCTACCCAGTTTACAATGTAAAATATCCAGCAGCAGTTGATGAGGTTATTGCAGAAGCAGTTGCTATGATTGAAAAAGCTAAAAGACCACTACTTTTAATTGGAGCTGGAGCAAATAGAACAAGAATAGGAAATACTTTAACAGATTTAGTAAATAAAACTGGTATGGCATTCTTCTCTACTCAAATGGGTAAAGGTGTTATTGATGAAAATCATCCAATGTGTTTAAGTGCTGCTGCATTATCAAAAGATGACTTTGTTCACTGTGCGATTGATAGAGCAGATTTAATTATCAATGTTGGACATGATGTTATTGAAAAACCACCATTTTTTATGTCAAATAAAGAGGGTGCAACAAAAGTTATGCATGTTAACTTCTTCCCATCTGAAGTAGATGATACTTACTTCCCACAAATGGATGTTGTTGGAGATATCGCAAGTAATATTGCAAAAATAACTGAGAAAATAAAAGTTCAAGCTCACTGGGATTTTGATTACTATACAAGAATGGCAGAAGAGATTAGAACTAGATTATCAAAATATTTTGGTGATAATAGATTCCCAATTTTACCTCAAAGAGCTGTAAGAGCTATTAGAAAAACATTAGCTGCTGAAGATATTGTAACGCTTGATAATGGTGTTTATAAATTATGGTTTGCAAGAAACTATAGATGTGCAAAACCAAATACACTTTTACTAGATAATGCACTTGCAACTATGGGAGCTGGACTTCCTTCTGGAATGATGGCAAAAATGATCAATCCAAATAAAAAAGTTGTTTCAGTTTGTGGAGATGGT
Above is a genomic segment from Aliarcobacter cryaerophilus containing:
- a CDS encoding multidrug effflux MFS transporter, whose amino-acid sequence is MRKSINHLYLIILISILSSVAPMGVDTYLPSIPEIAKYFDVNIHKVELSLSIFLIGFAIGQIFGGPISDRYGRRVGSIVGLLGYALFSFLIIFSSSIYELWIYRFLEAFFGGITVVNATAAVRDRFSGQEAAKVFSLIGMVRSLAPLLAPVFGAAIIHFFPWEGIFVFLTIYALIVAFFIYKDLPESFTYTKQNIIESYKLVLTHKKAMKAMLVLAISFGAFFIIIAKTSYIYIEYFGIKTDYFPIFFGINFIILIAMIKVNVNLLKTYEAKNIAKYATLIQFCVGIIFLLIHKDMNLILTVIIIASYMSMMAFIFGNCMSLAIEHFSKNAGVASGVIGVLQFGLGALISSVALNFDNNGFFVIAFSITFLSIISFLIIRSYK
- the cysK gene encoding cysteine synthase A, which codes for MKYANNVTELVGNTPLVKLQDASNVSGATVLGKCEFMNPSSSVKDRIGTNMIKVALKEGLINKESTLIEPTSGNTGIALASVSAALGLKLVLVMPASMSIERRRLLQALGAKLVLTPAEKGMKGAIEKANEIKDETPNSIILQQFQNASNPAIHRETTAQEILKDTDGKIDIFIAGVGTGGTLTGVGEVLKAHNPNIKIIAVEPEASPVLSGGNPGPHKIQGIGAGFVPDVLNTKIYDEVIKIANDDAIESSRELARTEGLLVGVSSGSNALAAKIVASRPENKGKTIVTILCDTGERYLSSGLYDYIEE
- a CDS encoding RrF2 family transcriptional regulator, with the protein product MPLISTKGVYGLAAIYELSKHKDDTPMQIKDISANASIPQNYLEQLLSKLRRADLLISTRGARGGYLLAKSPKDIKIVDILIALEDDIKIVDSKVDNPILNLLFEESKEKTKRIFDLTLADLDKYEGKYNEFLHYNI
- a CDS encoding DUF2061 domain-containing protein, which codes for MHEKPYRSVVKTISWRTVGTLDTIIVSYFVTGNLVMAASIGSIEVITKMILYYFHERAWNRLKFGTVKQVENDYQI
- a CDS encoding sulfite reductase → MSININIEKLKKDITSEDILASLFYYAVFGEKISENDLERFKWHGIYAKDEKQTSFSLKIPLNLGELNLEQLESILDILETFSLLKISFKDGQKIEFDSLNLRDIPEIFNILNKVGLSSFFESSHSIKKVLTCPVNGLDTTQIFDVEDLAKKLNESFVENKNFFNLPNKLQFAISGYREGCDAGFTPDVSFNAFKNNKDKIVFDLKILDKVVAQIGSSQIIKTARVIAAVYRDFGNREKNSNFKEFIKEFTLESFCDILSSNLDIKIDNNQEIKILKEPKKPRMGINKSSKDGYSFIGLKSIKKEFTKDDLKNIIENMKKYSTTKLKITHKSNIIILDVPTKNSDNLVNSLKNSGLVLE
- the cysN gene encoding sulfate adenylyltransferase subunit CysN, with protein sequence MEKIDDIKAYLKEHENKQLLRFITCGNVDDGKSTLIGRLLHDSKGIFEDQLENIKKDSKKNNSTDNEFDLSLLVDGLQSEREQGITIDVAYRYFTTPKRKFIIADTPGHEQYTRNMATGASTANLAIILIDARYGVQTQTKRHSFINKLLGIKHIVVAVNKMDLMDFREDVFNKIKEDYLKFAKELGLSSNITLIPLSALNGDNVVERSSKSPWYNGETLIEHLENVQIDSDRDLTHFRFPVQYVNRANLDFRGFCGTVASGVIKVGDEITVLPSKKSSKVKEIVTYDGNLPYAYAQQAITLTLEDEIDISRGDVIVKSDEQADEANNFDVDIVWLSEDPLIKGKQYFIKRATTTTVGTISQFYYKTDVNTLERSATNTLNLNEIARAKLDLEQIIAYDTYDKIKTMGSFIIIDRVTNNTVGAGMIRSKSSDQSKKDTSYSAFEIEFNALVRKHFPHWECKEIF
- a CDS encoding HAD family hydrolase; this translates as MKKTVIFDLDGTLLDSIEDIASSMNKVLESLQLPIHKIEDYKHFVGGGVDILIENALNNQSKEIKDEVTKRFKIEYDGKLHSKTLPYDGIYELLDELKKLDINLAVLSNKPHEFTVSYVNHFFKNYNFKEIHGQKKDVPKKPDPKAALDIVKCLDSSCENTYFIGDTKIDMQTAKSANMTAIGVLWGFRDEKELRDFGADFIVSNPLEILKILQ
- a CDS encoding acetolactate synthase large subunit translates to MNASDLFIKALENEGVEYIFGVPGEENLDFLEAMRKSNIKLILTRHEQGAGFMAATYGRLTGKVGVCLATLGPGATNFATCAAYAQLGGMPMMMITGQKPIKKSKQGRFQIIDIVRMMRPMTKFAKQIVNVHNIPSVVRDAFKIATTERPGAVHIELPEDIAHEPVDADTTIYPVYNVKYPAAVDEVIAEAVAMIEKAKRPLLLIGAGANRTRIGNTLTDLVNKTGMAFFSTQMGKGVIDENHPMCLSAAALSKDDFVHCAIDRADLIINVGHDVIEKPPFFMSNKEGATKVMHVNFFPSEVDDTYFPQMDVVGDIASNIAKITEKIKVQAHWDFDYYTRMAEEIRTRLSKYFGDNRFPILPQRAVRAIRKTLAAEDIVTLDNGVYKLWFARNYRCAKPNTLLLDNALATMGAGLPSGMMAKMINPNKKVVSVCGDGGFMMNSQEMETAVRLGIDLTVIILNDNAYGMIKWKQTGMGFESFGLDLGNPDFVKYAESYGAHGYRPKSVEEFEATLEKCVNSKGVHLIDLAVDYSLNHAILNELLPQKTCLV
- the cysD gene encoding sulfate adenylyltransferase subunit CysD, translated to MLDTKQLTHLKQLEAESIHIIREVVAEFDNPVMMYSVGKDSAVMLHLALKAFAPAKLPFPLLHVDTLWKFKEMIAFRDKRAKEEGFELLVHTNPDGIAQGIGPFTHGSAVHTDIMKTQGLKQALNKYKFDAVFGGARRDEEKSRAKERIYSFRDKNHRWDPKNQRPELWNIYNARVHKDESIRVFPLSNWTELDIWQYIYLEQIPIVPLYFAAKRPVVEKDGVKIMVDDERMPIGPEDVIKEEMVRFRTLGCYPLTGAVNSTATTLEEIIKEMLLSRTSERQGRVIDNDSAGSMEKKKIEGYF
- a CDS encoding phosphoadenylyl-sulfate reductase, whose translation is MSIEIVKNIEEKILSLNTTDLIKYILGNYKNVALSSSLGAEDQVLTDMIFKVNKNSRVFTLDTGRLHSETYRVLDATNLKYGVKIEVFFPKFEDVENLYKTQGVNGHFESIDKRKNCCNIRKIEPLKRALKSVDIWITGLRASQSITREAMPIVEWDENFKVVKLNPLINWSEDDVWNYIKENKVPYNKLHDNGFPSIGCEPCTRAIKDGEDIRAGRWWWENPEHKECGLHKK
- a CDS encoding Dps family protein; its protein translation is MSKVIKQLKQIQADAHALYIKVHNYHWNVKGMDFHPVHAYTEGLYNEMSVLFDDMAERTIILGDKPYLTIEELSEATKIETEKGDSFKSREIVEKITADFEYLLKSFKKLSAAASEEDDKGTEAFADEKVAKLEKDLWMLNSMQK